Proteins co-encoded in one Rattus rattus isolate New Zealand chromosome 5, Rrattus_CSIRO_v1, whole genome shotgun sequence genomic window:
- the Ptges gene encoding prostaglandin E synthase, whose product MTSLGLVMENSQVLPAFLLCSTLLVIKMYAVAVITGQVRLRKKAFANPEDALKRGGLQYCRSDPDVERCLRAHRNDMETIYPFLFLGFVYSFLGPNPLIAWIHFLVVLTGRVVHTVAYLGKMNPRIRSGAYVLAQFACFSMALQILWEVAHHL is encoded by the exons ATGACTTCCCTGGGCTTGGTGATGGAGAACAGCCAGGTGCTCCCCGCCTTTCTGCTCTGCAGCACACTGCTGGTCATCAAGATGTACGCGGTGGCTGTCATCACAGGCCAAGTCAGGCTGCGGAAGAAG GCTTTTGCCAACCCCGAGGACGCGTTGAAACGTGGAGGTCTCCAGTACTGCAGGAGTGACCCAGATGTGGAGCGCTGCCTCAG AGCCCACCGCAACGACATGGAGACGATctaccccttcctcttcctcggTTTCGTCTACTCATTCCTGGGACCCAACCCTCTCATCGCCTGGATACATTTCCTCGTGGTCCTCACAGGCCGTGTGGTACACACCGTGGCCTACCTGGGCAAAATGAACCCACGCATTCGCTCCGGGGCCTATGTTCTGGCCCAGTTCGCCTGTTTCTCCATGGCCCTACAGATCCTCTGGGAAGTGGCCCACCATCTGTGA